The sequence CCTCGCCACTGCTCAGATCTGGGTGCTGCTGACATGGCAATTGAAGGAGCTGCAGGATCAAATAAATCAGCAACATTCAATATACTTCTCTGACACACTGCTACAAGAACTGTTTTTGAAACACACAGTACACCTACATCTATATAAAATATGCCTATTGTTTGCATGTTAAGTAAGAAATAAACACAGTTACAGTGGGTCAGAAATCTGCAtacaggacctgatccaaagcccactaaggTCAAAGAGACCACAGTGGATAGCACAGTATGGcttttttaaaggatgttttaCACTGTTTTTATTTATGGGTAAAATATCTATTTTGTATGGACACGTGCCCAGGGCAGCATAAAACTTTTTCAAACACTGAAATGCAATCAGCAAAGTTAAAAAGGAAAGCTGCCTCTCTTCACTTAGTAACCATTTAACTGCAAAGTAAGCCCATGTCTTCAGTATAATGTGGCAAACCTTAAAGAAGTCAAAGAATCCCATCAGCTGAGCCTTTCCCAGCTCTTTCTCCTTGTCTCGGAAGAAGAAATATCCTGTTATTCCAGCATCTAGTAGCTCTGGATTCTCCTTAGATAGCTGCACCAATTGGAGACGTTCTTCACGGCTGTCTCGACCTCTAAAGAAAGCTCGCTCTGTTTTGTTGTGCCAGAAAGGGCCTACATATATTgaatggggggttggggtgggggaagaagccTTGAAATCTTCAAGTTACACATGCTCATACATTCAATATGAATTTGTTACGATATCAGGGTCATGCTCCCATGTATGGTAAAACAGGTATCAACATAATTTCCATTATGAACTTGTTAAAGAAACATTTAAACCCAACTGGTAAATATTTGCCCTATCCTGAAGTTTTGGCAAGGAAAAAATTCTTAATTTCACATttaagtctttttttcttttaagaaacaaagagctctgtgaagcttgaacgATTGTCcgttccaccaacagaagctggtcctataaaagatattacacctcacctatcttgtctctaaGAAAATTATTTGTCTTTCAACAAATTGTcaagaaaataattttgttagtttttaaCTTATATGAGTACTGAATACTGTGAAATCTGAGCAAGAGACCTTCAATCTTAAAAGTCCATCCAAATATCCCAACACATAATTCCACTCCACCTTTAGTAACCTCTGTTAAGCAGCCAATTTTGCCATCTTTGAGGGGTCACTTAACGGTGACCTACAGAGGAATAAAAAGGTGGTGtatccttttctgtatctttacaATATACAGAGAAGTCCTGTAAGATTTTCACTCTGCTTGCTTGTTGTTATACTTTTAGAAATATCCAAAATGTAAAATTTTGCCTTTCCTGTTTGTGCTGGTAGTCTCCCTGGAGAACCCAGAGAAGTGGAATGGGAGCAGCTTATTCCATCTTTAATTGAAGGAACAGGTATACTGAGTCATTAACAGAGACCTTGCGTCCAAACTGTTTATCAGGTATTTGAATTAAGTAAATATTTGGTGAAGGAGAGGGAGCTTTAAACTGTCTAAATAAACATCACTTCCTTAATCAGGTTTCATTTTTTTGGTGCTCATCACTTCATATTACTAATTCCCTAAGCGGCCATAGAGGCTCCCAGGAAAAAGAGAATCTTTCTagcattcaaacaaacaaactggggaaaaaaagcctGGCCCTTGCGGTTTTCTTTATACACAGAcaatatttttccatttgcagGCCAAATGAAAGACAATTTTCAGTGTAGTGGAGGCTGTCTTGGAAGAGGTTATGCAGTCATTTTCACAGTTTAATTTAAACAATTACAACAATAGCCCAAATCCTCTCTCAGGAATTGGACTAGTATTTGGTTATAATTAGCATTCTAAAGCACTTTACTGGATGAAGGGAGTTATAATCATGATATTTACATCTGTCAAGAAACCAGAGTAACTACACTTCACTGGGCACTTATTTTCTAAAAACAATCCAATGCAAAATGTAATAATTGTACTTTGCATACTAACATGACAGAGCACAAATCACTTCAAAGGGATTTTTATGGTCTGCTTTGTGAACTTTTATACCTGTGAACTTTTATACCTATACCGaggaaaagattatttttaatacaaagtaCTGTTCCCAGAACCCAAATGGGAGActgttaatttaaaagtcagtgaTGTTGCATGGGTGTAACTAAAGTCTGAAtttaaggccaaattttcaagcCTGAGTGCCTAATGTTAGGCTTTGAAATCCACATTTAGGAACTAAATAAGAGCAttttcagctcccactgatgtcagtggatgttgtaggtgttcagcacttctgaaaatcaggccactcttATTTAGATACTTATATAAGTTATCCGGCTTTGAAAAGTTTGGCCAATATCTCTCTTTACATATATTCTGCTACTTCGCCTTTGACAGAGTTATGAATTGATTTGTAAAGCCTATGAGTTCTAATTTACCTGTGTTTCCTTGAATAGAAAGGAGGTCATTTGTAACACCACGTAGGGTTTCAAGTGTTGAATGGGTTATATCATATGTTGGAAGGACTAGGTCTCTTGAATCCACAGAGCCACACCATGAAACGATAGGGATAGGGCCAGGCGTATCATTTGCTTTTCGATGTTCCATTGGCCAGTCTCCAACATTAAGATAAAACTCTACATCAGGGAGACGAACCTAGAAGTATATCCAATACAGTACAATTACACATGAATTTATGCTTCAACTACTCATGCTTTAAAAGTAAAGTACGGTCATCAGTTTTCTTGTGTCAAAGAATCAATTGTTTTCAGTGTTGTAGCTGGGTTGGTCTCCGGATATGAAGACACACAAGGTAGGAGAGGAAGTATCTTTTATTCCACCAACTTCTGACAGTGAAAGGGACAGTGccgtaggagaccacttaaaatgaagtgtgcAATTAAGGGGTATCAGACAGTAAAGTGTGTCATAAATTGTTGTAATGGGCTCATTATTTATCCAACAGCTTGAAACCCCTTAAATGCCCACTTCACTTTATGTGGCCTCCTACAACATATGTAAACCCCCtatgcttaacaatctgccctaacttgtatttagctctgacTCTCTagttaccttccccagacctgaagaacagctctctgaagctcaaaagcttgtcgcttccaccaacagaagttggtccaataaaagattttatctcacctatcttgtctctcaCAATCAGTCAATCAAGCCACCAAACAATAATCAGCATTATTTGAGACTacaggctcaatcctgcaagccaGCTGTGCAATTGGAGTTCCAATTCAGGAAAGCCTGTAGCATCGTAGTGCCTGCAGttttcctactgacttcaatgggctttggatctgatAATTAGTCACCAGTAACATCAGGCTTCCTAAACAGATGATATCATGCAgatgcagaaataaaaataaaatcttggtTTAATAATTAAATATGCAGCAGTAGTTTAAGGTTTGCTATGCAAATAAAAGTATGAATATAATATCCAAATGGTAGCAAATCTGTGTGATCCAAAAGTCTTTAAGTGAAGGCTTATATAGCTGTACCTTTCTTGCCAATGAGAGCAACATTTCATCTGAGAACATTTTGAAGTCTGTGTACTTCCCTAAGGAACGACGGTAGATGTGATTATTGAGAACAGTGTAATGAACAATAGCGCCTCTCGTTTGCCCAAACCTTGTTGGGACTTCATGAAGCATCCGCTGAAGGTTGATGGAGGGAAAAGAAGTAAAGTCTTTAGTAACTTGAGGCTCCTGGGATGGACAAGAGAGAATATTCTGCCAAGTCTGAGAATCTTCTTCTGGACACTCACAGTACTCATGATAAACAGGCCCTGCAGAACACAAAGCAATGAGAATGTATGACTTCTGTGATAGTCTCAGCTCACAATACCCAAGACTCCTGATGGATACAAAAATCTAAAACTAGAGCTGGTGGAagtcttttgatttttttggtttgctttttaaaataaaaagaccaTTTTTACCAACAAATATTTTCTTGGAAAATTTCCTCTTTCTAAAGTGTCAGGGTTTttgatgaaaaagaaaaaagccattttttttattttttagaaacCCCAAACAACTAATCATTGAAACAATTTTATTTTGGCCAAAAtccaaacaaactgaaaattttttacaaaagatttttttaatttgtcatgGAAAATATCTACCATTTTTCAATCATCTCTACTGAAAAAACAAAGTCGTGTACCAGCGTCATGCTACCTGCCAGTGAGCCAGAATGCCTATAGTTATTTAAAACATCCATCAATACTATTATTTAGCTGTACAGCTTCATTTATCAATATTTTAAGCTTTATTTAGGACTTTATGGTGCCAAAGTCTTTACATTTAGTATGAGGTGCTTTATTTCATGTAGCCCGTCCTTTTGGATCAGTGTGGATTTATACACTGTAATAAGGCCTAAGCATTTAAGTAAACTTTATTCCGTAAACTTCTCGCCAAAAACAAGTACTTTGGTCACACTTTTCTTTCTGTCACACGAGTGACTATGTAAGTATGCTCCAGCCCAATACCCAGGGTACTGTCTTGCTGCAGTTGGACCACATCCCCCCTATCTACTGTCAACTTCACTTGACATCCACAGTCCTccaatttttcaaaacttttcattgtCTTGCACCAACATTTTCTACTGTTGTATCAATCTATTACCCCATCTGCACTGACTCTGGCTACGGTTCTGTCCTCTCCATGTGAGCAGTAGTGGAAACAGGGAGGAAattgttgtaggagcagcagtgatctgtatgcgCTGTATGACTATGCTAtgttcaaaaggtctgttacacttccccccttttgtctcctctccgtctgtgaagtggctttccccatccccctccctccttgaatgcctgtgggatgaatgggctgctggaacagctggaagatcagaagagctcccaggtagacaaggtgtctgggaccCTAATAAGGCAGCACTCACACACCCAGTGCATGGACACTGGCCGAGGTGGAGTGTAACCAACCAGACGTGCCCAAGTCATCTCTAGACGCAGGCCATGgagagcaggtccttaaaaggggaaggggccatgtgctcaggagtgcactcaaAAGCTTGTACCTCCCATGAAGGCCCTTCGCCCGGACCATCTGGCCAGTGGTTTGTCGCATTGCATTCCATCGTGGCTTACCTTCAaacacttaccttgaaggatcctgacatctccagttcCGTGCCTGTCCTGGGAACGTGAGTATGCGAGTGTGacccccacttcccccttcttttgagcttagctatcaatATAATAaacatgctgctttctgccaaactctggtgagtcattagtcctccctaagtttactagctggcccaatttcgggtaacagaaatttgctttcatttttgtGGTTCCAAACTATCTAGAACTCATACTCCAATTTACTGCCTTTCTTTAACTctcattttaaaaccatttttgcttcagttttgaaGTGTTTTATAATCGTGTACATAGGAtgctatacaaaaataaaactttgatCAGGAGAAGGAAGGAGTGCGAAATGATGCTGAAGAAGTAATTTCATTTTCAGTGTTCATCCTTTCCCCTTGGTAGGCAACCAATCAACTATGAGAAGAGAGAAGAAGACCAAAGAAGCAGACCAGAAATCTGAAAACAGTTTGCATTATATTCCCCTTTTAAGTGGAATTTATAGTGTAGGGACCAGCATTGATCTAAGGTGGGCCTGTAGGAAGAAAAGAGGAGATAATGTGGGGCTGGTTATAAGATTTCAATGTCTAGAAAGGAccgtgctttagaaatcacaaaGGTAAGATGGACTGAACAAATTATGAATTGCTGGGAACAACATGGATTTACTTGCTTTACTAGGTGAGGTTTCCTTTAGACAAATATAGCATCACACTCTGGCAGATGCTGTGCTTATGTGGACACATGCCAGAAAACTCACAGCTAGGCCACAAATGAAGAAGTTCTGTCTCTGCTGTGGCACTCCACAAAACCTGAAGGTCACCCTGCCGCAAGAGCTAGGGCGGCATGTTCTGAGGCAGGACCTGAAGTTCAGGGACCATGGTCTACATGCTTAAATATTTACGTCCCATAACTTGGCAACGATCTGTATGTAGATTATTTCTGCTCCTTTAATCTGTGTAAGAGGAAGGATGTGTAAGGGGCTGCTTAAACCAGAAAAAGCATCGGTATCCTCCAGTTTGTTACCCTCTCCTGACTAGCCAAAGTTTAGTCCATAACATTTCTGTAGCTGTCACCATAAAATGGTAAACTGAAAACTTACCTTTCAAAATATACGGAGACTGAGCTACGTGTTCATTACCATAAAGCACCTCAATCTTTAACCCTTCGTTGACACTCCCATACATCCGATACTGTATAAGAAATGACCCATCATTCCTATCCATAAGGTTAGGGATGTGGATCCCAATGACTTCTTTGGGGGAAAGTGCTTTAATTCCCACTTTAAACTGTGTTCTtcctgaaaagaagaaaataaaaatagttgtAGACACTTCATGCTATTAGGGTtacttaaatgaaaaaaaaaaagagagatgccACTgatggatcaaattctgctctgaattataccagtgtaaagctGAAATAACTCTATAAAACTCAGAGACATTTCTCTGGATTTACCCTGTAAACTATTCTGAGTGCACAAATTTAGCAGTCATGCTTTATAAGACACACCAACATTAATTCCAAGACTGTATGTAAGAGGAAGAGATCACCCTGTCAAGTTTTCCCGATCATCATATGTCTAATATAAATGGACAAATCACAGATGAAAATAAGCAAGATGTAAGTTACCTCGAGGTGTGACAGTTACAATGCAGTAAGAATGTCCCAAACATTTTGAAGCAAAGATTAACTTTATTATTCAGAATTCAAGTTAATACTGTGAGGATATGTTAGTTCCTCGGGAATCAGAGAGAAGGAAAACCAGGATAAAACCCAACAGGAGTGAAGAATACTTGCCAGATGGTGGGGAGGCACTTGCAGCATGCAGGAGTCAAATACAAAATCACAGAACCATAcagttagaagggactgcaagggtcatctagtcgaaccccttgccaagatgcaggatttgagAAAGACTTATTCCTCCAAGGGGAAGAGATTCTTCATAAGGGCAGCTGGCATTCCTCTCCATCCAGTGCTGGTGGTCCAAGTAGAGATGTTGCTGAAGCCTCCATTTCCTGGAGGTTAGAGAGCATGGACCCAGTATGCCCAATAGGGTATGGCTGGCTCACATAGTGTGAGCTAGTCCATTGCCAGTCATGATAAGACTGTGATGGAGTCCTGAACAATGATCCTCCAGGTCTCTCCATCGGGCCATGTACTGACCTCAAAGGGGAGAGTTCTCTACTTGAGGATAGTGAAAAGATGTGGCCCTGTGAAGTGAAGGATGAGTACACCTCCTCTAGGGGAAGTGCTGAGGTGAACAGCGGTCTTGGTACCTGTGCCTGTTCCAATGCTGGCGGTGGTCTCAGTGTGGAGTCATCCTTGGAATCTCTGTGGACTCCTCTGAGAGGATGTCCTCCGATGCCGTGAGTGATTCTACTGAAAGGTCATCATCGGCGTCTGTGTGGTCGTTGATGCTGGTGGGACAGGTGCAGGCTATGCTCTATTGGTACCATAATAGCCTGCTCTGCAACATTAGCCATTGCTTCTGTCTGGGGTTTAGCAGTCTTATCCTTGGAGGTATGCTTTCGTACTTCCTTGCAGGATGACACTGAGCTGTGCTTGGAGTCTCAGCTTCTGTGCCTGGAACCTCAGCTTCTGTGCCTTGAACAGCCTTTCTACCTGTCAGGCTTCCATGCTGAAAATGGTAGTGCCTCATACATTGGTGCCAGGGTTCTCTATACCAGTTCTTTTATTGATGTTATGGGTTTATCATTGCTGGCTTTTGGCGTTGCATGCCGGCTAGAGGGGGCATTCATGGATGTTCACTTCTTTGATACCTGATTGGAGATGGTACTCACTTCTTCAGGGTCCGAAGTGACCTCAATTGATTATTCCAGAAAGTGAAGCTTAAATCAAGCATCCTGTGACTTGTGCATCCTGGTGGAAAAGGAGTAGCATACTGTCCACTGCTCCAGAGTGTGGCTTTCACCCAAGCAGAATAAGCACCTGCTATAACCATCAGTTAGTGGTCTCAAGCCactgcaggaggggcagggctttaAGCCCAAAAGTTGAAAGTCTGCCATGACACTTAGTACAACTTTACAGGGCAATCTATACAAGGGgttcttcttcctttttgatttttaaactgaCAATTTTGGTAGAGAGGAAGATTTCCTACCAGAAGGTTAGAAGATTATCTGGTTATCAGATGAACAAGTAGAAGAATTAGTGAACACTGAGAAGTAACGTATTGAACACTGCTGGATTCCATCTTGCTGCTTGGTTAAGAGGGAGctgagggaggaaggagggagagggtaTGTGTGCAGTCTCGACAGACACTGCTACTGCAAAGACTCTGGGTTCATGGACGTGAGTCATGAGTTTACCTACAGAGGGATTTACACTTACTCAAAGGAGAATtatatatttgtttatatatatgaATCACAATGTATATTGATATATCCATGTAATATGTTATGTTCCGAGAAAAATATGGAGTATCAGAAGAAAACATCACCAGCTGGACTGATAAAAATTGTATAAGAATTGGAGGAAATGGCATGCCTTGGATCATGGTGGCCTGCCCAGAATTGTCTCTTTGGAATTGTGTGAGTAGAAGGCCTAGTAAATAAAGGCAAAGAACCAATGATGTGACAAAATGGACTATAAATGGTTGCCTATGGTTTCTGCAAATCAGAATCGTTTATTGATCCAGAGCCCGTGTGGTTATAGATGTGTTTTTTTCCGGCTCCCCGCATCTTATGATCGGAAGGAATCTCGACTGGCTGTTGGGACCATTCTGACCTTTGGACTCTGGTATAGTATGTTTGGGGTGTGAATGTGGAGTGAGTaaggtttgttttgtaatcaataaagagcatttagagtattatataccaacactgtgtctggtatctgcctgctccccatcccatagGGAGAGCTCTACTGCGGGTCTAACGAATGGTGGAGAATGCGGAGGGGGGAGAGATATTAAGGAGTGACAAATTTCGAGATGGGGTCTTACAGTGTTGGGGGAGTCCTTATTTAAGACTAATAAGGGTGACTCCTTATTTGTGAGAAATTTGTGAAGAAAGAAACAACGCGTGGGGAGATACTGCGTGGTGTTATTGTAATAATGTTGAAAACACTATTTAAGAAGAGAAGTAAAGAGGTGAAAGAGGCACCCCAGTGAACTGAAG is a genomic window of Lepidochelys kempii isolate rLepKem1 chromosome 1, rLepKem1.hap2, whole genome shotgun sequence containing:
- the POGLUT3 gene encoding protein O-glucosyltransferase 3 isoform X1, with translation MGRGCASVLPLWQQLLLLPLLQAGEAPLAPVSAERSLVWGPGLEPELTLPVRYFYIQAVSAAGQNFTRSPPGRTQFKVGIKALSPKEVIGIHIPNLMDRNDGSFLIQYRMYGSVNEGLKIEVLYGNEHVAQSPYILKGPVYHEYCECPEEDSQTWQNILSCPSQEPQVTKDFTSFPSINLQRMLHEVPTRFGQTRGAIVHYTVLNNHIYRRSLGKYTDFKMFSDEMLLSLARKVRLPDVEFYLNVGDWPMEHRKANDTPGPIPIVSWCGSVDSRDLVLPTYDITHSTLETLRGVTNDLLSIQGNTGPFWHNKTERAFFRGRDSREERLQLVQLSKENPELLDAGITGYFFFRDKEKELGKAQLMGFFDFFKYKYQVNVDGTVAAYRFPYLMLGDSLVLKQTSQYYEHFYSELKPWKHYVPIKRSLDDLLEKIKWAKVNDEEARKIAKEGQLVARELLQPHRLYCYYYKVFQKYAKHQASKPEIRDGMELVPQPDDSISVCNCHRKKPLREDL
- the POGLUT3 gene encoding protein O-glucosyltransferase 3 isoform X2 — protein: MDRNDGSFLIQYRMYGSVNEGLKIEVLYGNEHVAQSPYILKGPVYHEYCECPEEDSQTWQNILSCPSQEPQVTKDFTSFPSINLQRMLHEVPTRFGQTRGAIVHYTVLNNHIYRRSLGKYTDFKMFSDEMLLSLARKVRLPDVEFYLNVGDWPMEHRKANDTPGPIPIVSWCGSVDSRDLVLPTYDITHSTLETLRGVTNDLLSIQGNTGPFWHNKTERAFFRGRDSREERLQLVQLSKENPELLDAGITGYFFFRDKEKELGKAQLMGFFDFFKYKYQVNVDGTVAAYRFPYLMLGDSLVLKQTSQYYEHFYSELKPWKHYVPIKRSLDDLLEKIKWAKVNDEEARKIAKEGQLVARELLQPHRLYCYYYKVFQKYAKHQASKPEIRDGMELVPQPDDSISVCNCHRKKPLREDL